In the genome of Cryptomeria japonica chromosome 8, Sugi_1.0, whole genome shotgun sequence, one region contains:
- the LOC131855893 gene encoding disease resistance protein Roq1-like: protein MASTSTSGRGEWAPDPFSVLEPHNKMIKSSLSVKQFDVFINHRGPDVKTTLALQLYNSLKNEGISAYLDSEETELGDYFPSAIKNAIFSARVHIAILSRRYAESAWCLAELALMFQTEARIIPLFYHVQPSDFRHIKNGVADAFSKHEENGRYPNHDVQQWKDCLQNVSGIKGYELNGQNDDLNKLCCEVVTTVVKEKKKRKIPLQVAKYEVGLDELVKDFQSHCQSNGEMKDKIIGIFGMGGSGKTTLAKYLFNNKSSEFSGSTFLFDVRGRHVKDELTSLQSQLLKDLIHLKEKSIGNINDGITSIKDNLQRTRESRFLIVIDDADHLKQLDALVPIDALNSKSLVIVTTRDERLLIQAGVNVRYKMKEMNPEHSRELFCWHAFQKQSCKSGFQNLVEGFVKVCGGLPLALQVMGAHVSGSDKSYWKLELDVAENITQRHKRYP, encoded by the exons ATGGCCTCCACTTCCACATCTGGTCGAGGAGAATGGGCACCCGATCCATTTTCAGTACTTGAACCTCACAACAAAATGATAAAGTCCTCCTTGTCTGTAAAGCAGTTTGATGTATTCATCAACCATCGAGGTCCAGATGTCAAAACAACTCTGGCTTTGCAGCTTTACAATTCCCTAAAGAATGAGGGGATCTCAGCATATCTAGATTCTGAGGAGACTGAACTGGGAGATTATTTTCCCTCTGCCATAAAGAATGCCATATTCTCTGCCAGAGTGCACATAGCCATCTTATCACGGCGATATGCAGAGTCTGCTTGGTGCTTAGCTGAGCTAGCTTTAATGTTTCAAACCGAGGCTAGAATTATTCCCCTGTTTTACCATGTTCAGCCTTCAGACTTCCGCCACATCAAAAATGGAGTTGCAGATGCATTTTCCAAACACGAAGAAAATGGTAGATATCCTAATCATGACGTTCAACAATGGAAAGATTGCCTGCAGAACGTTTCAGGGATCAAGGGCTACGAACTCAACGGACAGAATGA TGATCTGAATAAGCTGTGCTGTGAAGTCGTGACGACGGTGGtcaaggagaagaaaaagagaaaaattccTCTCCAAGTTGCAAAATATGAGGTAGGACTTGATGAGCTTGTGAAGGATTTCCAGAGCCATTGCCAGAGTAATGGGGAGATGAAAGACAAAATAATTGGCATCTTTGGAATGGGAGGGTCTGGCAAGACCACTCTCGCCAAATATTTGTTCAATAACAAAAGTTCAGAGTTTAGTGGATCAACTTTTCTGTTTGATGTGCGGGGAAGACATGTCAAAGATGAGCTAACTTCTCTGCAAAGTCAGCTtctcaaagatctgattcatctgAAAGAAAAATCCATTGGTAATATAAATGATGGGATCACCTCTATCAAGGATAATCTTCAAAGGACCCGCGAATCAAGGTTCCTTATAGTTATAGACGATGCTGATCATCTGAAGCAGTTAGATGCCCTAGTGCCCATAGATGCTCTCAATTCCAAAAGTTTGGTAATTGTCACAACTCGTGACGAGAGGCTTCTGATACAGGCTGGAGTAAATGTCCGTTATAAGATGAAAGAAATGAATCCAGAGCATAGCAGAGAGCTCTTCTGCTGGCATGCATTTCAGAAACAATCTTGTAAAAGTGGATTTCAGAATTTGGTAGAGGGCTTTGTAAAAGTGTGTGGAGGTTTACCTCTTGCTCTTCAAGTAATGGGCGCACATGTTTCTGGCAGTGACAAGTCTTATTGGAAATTGGAATTAGATGTAGCTGAAAACATTACACAAAGACATAAAAGATACCCTTAA
- the LOC131038810 gene encoding patatin-like protein 2 — protein sequence MTTMKNLPPSDGDMITILSIDGGGVRGIIPATILEFLETQLQKLDGLDARLADYFDVMAGTSTGGLVTAMLTAPSKEKKPLYAAKDVTRFYLEHCPSIFPYRKGPSGWLQSIYTLLRGPKYSGDYLHNLVKEILRGIRLNELLTNVVIPTYDTNLQQPIIFSTFETKKDISKDAYLSDICISTSAAPTYLPAHHFETKDRSGNPREFNLIDGGVAANNPTLIAINEVTKESIKPNNDWVSRGKAKAKQNFLVLSLGTGYQTAAYKATDVAKWGLLGWLYNSGRVPILETFMQSSSDMVDIHASVVFQAFESEQNYLRVQESELTGEAASVDISTKQNLKKLEDIGLQLLHKAVSRVDLETGLFKPVSNEGTNSDALIRFAKKLSDERKLRMDTARNRVANL from the exons ATGACAACCATGAAAAATCTACCACCCAGTGATGGAGATATGATCACCATTCTTAGCATTGACGGAGGAGGCGTCCGGGGAATCATCCCTGCAACTATCCTTGAATTTCTGGAGACACAGCTTCAA AAATTGGATGGTCTAGATGCTAGATTAGCTGATTATTTCGATGTCATGGCGGGGACAAGCACAGGAGGGCTTGTTACCGCAATGTTAACAGCTCCAAGCAAGGAAAAAAAACCATTGTATGCGGCCAAGGACGTTACACGGTTCTATTTGGAACATTGCCCTTCAATTTTCCCATACAGAAA GGGCCCTTCAGGATGGTTGCAATCAATTTACACTTTACTGAGAGGACCCAAATACAGTGGAGATTATCTGCACAATCTTGTTAAAGAAATATTGCGTGGCATTCGATTGAACGAACTACTAACTAATGTGGTGATCCCAACCTATGATACCAATTTACAGCAGCCTATAATTTTCTCTACTTTTGag ACAAAAAAGGATATCTCAAAAGATGCATATTTATCAGATATATGCATTAGTACTTCGGCTGCCCCAACATATCTTCCTGCCCACCATTTTGAAACAAAAGATAGATCCGGCAATCCCAGAGAATTCaacctcatagatggaggagtggcTGCTAACAATCCA ACTTTAATTGCTATCAATGAAGTGACAAAAGAATCCATCAAGCCCAACAATGATTGGGTATCGCGAGGAAAAGCAAAG GCCAAGCAAAATTTTTTGGTGCTATCTCTTGGAACTGGATACCAAACAGCAGCCTACAAAGCCACTGATGTTGCAAAGTGGGGACTATTGGGATGGTTGTATAACAGTGGGAGGGTGCCAATATTAGAGACTTTTATGCAATCAAGTTCTGATATGGTGGACATTCATGCTTCTGTGGTCTTCCAAGCCTTTGAATCTGAACAGAACTATCTCAGAGTTCAG gaAAGCGAATTGACGGGAGAGGCAGCCTCTGTTGATATCTCTACTAAGCAAAACCTTAAGAAGCTTGAAGATATAGGCCTACAACTTCTGCATAAGGCTGTTTCCAGAGTTGATTTAGAGACGGGATTATTTAAGCCAGTTAGTAATGAGGGTACCAACAGCGATGCCTTGATCAG gtttgcaaagaaactctcagaCGAAAGAAAGTTACGAATGGATACAGCTCGTAATCGTGTGGCAAATCTCTAG
- the LOC131038809 gene encoding uncharacterized protein LOC131038809 → MDIACFFIGKKASMAISIWKASGWRAEHALQTLKDKCLVDLQPCFDGYHGDPEFVLRMHDHLRDLGRDMADNEMSNSRRLWRPTNLSEIENIVKEKEGKNFRYFNEIGSQMACCKSTDLQWLQFRFDCGYEYIPEWIPLQNLHTLRLRGVSSARLWQTGDRVPLKLKELDCWIARCHIPDLNELVSSFGMLKHLESLYLGSDFQIQSFEWNCLLKYVRELTNLKTLKLELNKVEGEFTLSNRGGTTDDQFLMRSLEAITLYDAEKTRKVSISGQLCPTLKSLKLYFMEDLIEMDLTGITTLECLLLVNCDKLREVSVNNLLNLEMFRTKYCPAMTELPNFGRLSCLKRIYISRCKNVRDISAIEGLKGLKRIWIAYCPELKNIKAVEQLKGLKRIWIDGCEQLEGVICFKELKELKRIFIGQCARLQNIEGIEFLVRLESIIIAACPKLQNIKGIEELKGLKEMIISDTSTISCVERLQRLPLELTILVGRPAMSVDEDEESFLNKDKIGNTLSMADGFCEAEYGYMRREKIEEMIHSVHKKSQNSLSTFIFCALLDRRPSIGSDICNGTSIMLEGRRLNDIHLCGDGKKWIYTCVVNEERLSKYDSWMPSYITKALLTTKAFLMRVKKGEERKTLHILQTLFAQLRLGEYQETTVKLRDWIKYGEIEYDDVNEYVDEVEEYDSDDDDHNEDVS, encoded by the exons ATGGATATTGCGTGCTTTTTCATAGGGAAGAAGGCGAGTATGGCCATAAGTATATGGAAGGCTTCAGGGTGGAGAGCCGAACATGCACTTCAGACCCTCAAAGACAAGTGCCTTGTTGACCTGCAACCTTGTTTTGATGGGTATCATGGCGACCCAGAATTTGTTTTGAGAATGCATGACCACCTCCGCGACTTGGGCAGAGATATGGCAGACAATGAAATGAGCAATTCTCGTCGGCTGTGGCGTCCTACAAATCTT AGTGAAATAGAAAACATTGTGAAGGAGAAGGAAGGAAAGAATTTCAGATATTTCAATGAAATTGGTAGCCAAATGGCATGTTGTAAATCAACTGATTTACAATGGCTTCAATTTCGCTTCGATTGCGGTTATGAGTATATTCCTGAATGGATTCCTCTACAAAATTTGCACACTTTAAGACTTCGAGGAGTATCATCTGCGAGATTGTGGCAGACGGGTGACCGG GTTCCACTCAAGTTGAAAGAGCTAGATTGCTGGATTGCGCGTTGTCATATTCCAGACTTAAACGAACTAGTGAGTTCGTTTGGAATGTTAAAACATCTGGAATCGCTATACCTAGGATCTGATTTTCAAATTCAATCCTTCGAATGGAATTGTCTCCTAAAATATGTAAGAGAACTCACCAATCTAAAAACTTTAAAGTTGGAACTCAATAAGGTAGAAGGGGAATTCACTTTGAGCAACAGGGGAGGGACAACTGATGACCAGTTTCTTATGAGAAGCCTTGAAGCCATAACTCTGTATGATGCAGAGAAAACAAGGAAGGTCTCAATTAGTGGACAGTTGTGTCCCACCCTTAAATCTCTTAAGCTTTATTTTATGGAAGATCTAATTGAAATGGATTTAACAGGGATAACCACACTGGAATGTCTGTTGCTGGTCAATTGTGACAAGTTGAGAGAAGTATCGGTCAATAATCTGCTGAATCTCGAAATGTTCCGCACAAAATATTGTCCGGCAATGACAGAGTTGCCAAATTTTGGGCGTCTCAGTTGTCTCAAGAGGATTTATATTAGCCGCTGTAAGAACGTGAGGGATATATCAGCTATTGAAGGATTGAAGGGATTGAAGAGGATCTGGATTGCGTATTGTCCAGAGCTGAAGAATATAAAAGCTGTTGAGCAATTGAAGGGATTGAAGAGAATCTGGATTGATGGGTGTGAGCAGCTGGAGGGTGTAATTTGTTTTAAAGAGTTGAAAGAGCTGAAGAGAATTTTCATTGGGCAGTGTGCAAGGCTGCAAAACATAGAAGGTATTGAGTTTTTAGTACGCCTGGAGAGCATTATCATTGCTGCATGTCCGAAGCTGCAGAATATAAAGGgtattgaagaattgaaaggactGAAGGAGATGATTATTTCAGACACTTCTACAATAAGTTGCGTTGAAAGATTGCAG AGATTGCCGTTGGAGCTTACAATTCTGGTGGGAAGACCGGCCATGtcagtagatgaagatgaagagtcATTTTTAAACAAAGATAAAATTGGCAATACATTATCTATGGCGGATGGTTTCTGTGAAGCAGAGTATGGTTATATGAGGAGGGAAAAAATAGAGGAGATGATCCATTCGGTTCATAAAAAATCCCAAAATTCGCTCAGTACATTCATCTTTTGCGCTCTGCTTGATCGGCGTCCTTCCATAGGGAGCGACATTTGTAATGGGACCAGCATTATGCTTGAGGGGCGACGGTTGAATGATATACATCTCTGCGGTGATGGTAAAAAGTGGATATACACGTGCGTTGTTAATGAAGAAAGGCTCTCAAAATATGACTCCTGGATGCCATCATATATAACGAAGGCGTTACTTACAACGAAGGCGTTTTTAATGAGAGTGAAGAAAGGCGAGGAAAGGAAAACCCTCCACATATTGCAAACCTTATTTGCTCAACTACGCCTTGGCGAATATCAGGAAACAACTGTCAAACTCCGTGATTGGATTAAGTATGGTGAGATTGAGTATGATGATGTGAATGAGTATGTTGACGAGGTTGAAGAatatgatagtgatgatgatgatcacAATGAAGATGTAAGTtag